A stretch of Kyrpidia spormannii DNA encodes these proteins:
- the paaD gene encoding 1,2-phenylacetyl-CoA epoxidase subunit PaaD: protein MIQEKELLVRQALNEVKDPEIPTLSIVELGMVYSVEAGEDEVRVRLMPTFVGCPALDIIRRDVENKVQSATGIPVKVDYVLDEPWTTERITPEGREHLASFGIAPPMAEWWEKPPCPFCGAPETEVENLFGPTACRAIYYCTRCRQPFEGFKPV, encoded by the coding sequence GTGATTCAGGAAAAAGAGCTTTTGGTGCGCCAGGCCCTGAACGAGGTCAAGGATCCAGAAATCCCGACCCTCAGTATCGTCGAACTGGGAATGGTGTACAGCGTGGAGGCGGGCGAGGATGAGGTCCGGGTACGCCTGATGCCCACCTTTGTGGGATGCCCCGCCCTGGATATCATTCGCCGGGATGTGGAGAATAAGGTGCAGTCCGCCACCGGAATCCCGGTGAAGGTGGACTACGTGCTTGACGAGCCGTGGACAACCGAGCGGATCACCCCTGAGGGGCGGGAACATTTGGCGTCATTTGGCATTGCCCCTCCCATGGCCGAGTGGTGGGAGAAACCGCCCTGTCCCTTCTGCGGGGCTCCGGAAACGGAAGTGGAAAACTTGTTTGGACCCACGGCTTGCCGGGCGATCTATTACTGTACCCGGTGTCGGCAGCCTTTCGAAGGGTTCAAACCTGTATGA